A single window of Malus sylvestris chromosome 5, drMalSylv7.2, whole genome shotgun sequence DNA harbors:
- the LOC126623869 gene encoding B3 domain-containing transcription factor VRN1-like encodes MASLSRRDDGDSPLPAKAPTFFKIVLDKALRDGRLEIPPAFVMKNEDCLADSVFLKDPTGRVWRIELTRRCGKVWLQKGWSEFAKFYSLNHGYLLVFSHEGGFSHFLVRIFQRNTLEIDYPISSSHDGVPMLCGGIQLPKNEEHGDNVSVKILDEEKTTRLSDRAFSRAVSFKSSNPFLVVKMQPSYIASQLRLSGSFVRRHICARGVCDMNLEISSRRSWPVKCRVGVYRRKQYARVYDGWKAFARENRVKVGDACVFELINKGGTRTATFKVGVYRA; translated from the exons ATGGCATCTTTGAGCCGGAGAGACGACGGGGATTCTCCACTTCCGGCGAAAGCTCCAACCTTTTTCAAGATTGTTTTGGACAAAGCTCTTCGAGATGGCAGGCTT GAAATTCCACCGGCGTTTGtaatgaagaatgaagattgTCTGGCGGATTCCGTGTTCCTCAAGGATCCAACGGGGCGAGTTTGGCGAATAGAATTGACAAGGAGATGTGGCAAGGTGTGGTTGCAAAAGGGCTGGTCAGAATTTGCAAAATTTTACTCCCTGAACCATGGATACTTGTTGGTGTTTAGCCACGAAGGTGGTTTTTCACATTTCCTAGTGCGCATTTTTCAAAGGAATACGTTGGAGATTGATTATCCAATCAGTTCAAGCCATGATGGGGTACCCATGTTATGTGGTGGAATCCAGCTGCCGAAGAATGAAGAACATGGAGATAATGTTTCTGTCAAAATCTTGGATGAGGAAAAAACCACGAGGTTAAGTGATAGAGCCTTTTCGAGAGCTGTGAGTTTCAAATCTAGCAATCCGTTTCTCGTGGTCAAAATGCAGCCATCATACATAGCAAGTCAGTTG AGACTATCTGGATCGTTTGTCAGGCGACATATCTGTGCAAGAGGCGTTTGCGACATGAACCTAGAGATCTCGAGCAGGAGAAGTTGGCCTGTCAAGTGCCGCGTCGGGGTATACAGGAGAAAACAATATGCAAGAGTCTATGACGGTTGGAAAGCATTTGCGCGAGAGAATCGTGTTAAAGTAGGGGATGCTTGTGTGTTTGAGTTGATTAATAAGGGTGGCACTCGCACTGCTACATTCAAGGTTGGCGTATACCGAGCTTAA